Genomic segment of Myxococcus stipitatus:
ACGTCGACTTCAAGCCGGAGCGCACGCTGGACGACTTCACGGCGCGATGGGGCGCGTTGCCCGGCATCGGCCCGCGCACCGCGCAGGACCTCGCGCTGCGCGTCTTGGGCCATCCCGATGCCTTCCCCGCCGACGACCGGGTGCTGCGGCGCGCGGTCCCCAACGATGGTTCGCGCATGAGCACGAAGGCCCTGACCGCGCGAGCGGAGGCCTGGCGGCCCTGGCGCGCCTATGCGGTGATGCATCTGTGGAAGGACTCGATGGGGCCCGCGAAGGCCACATCCCGCGCGAGCCCGCCCTCGACAAACATCCCGGTCAAGACCACGCTGCTCGAGCGCACGCCGCCCCGAGCGCGCCAGCCAGGAAGGCGAAGGTGACCGCGTCATGCAAAGCAAAGTGCTCTATCGCCACATCGAAAGCCCGGTCGGGGTGTTGCTGATTGCCGGCAATGACGCGGGCCTGCGGCTGATCGAGTTCCAGTCGCCTCGCCACCCGACGCCTCGGACCGAGGATTGGCAGGAAGGCGACCACGCGGTGCTGCGGGACACCCAGCAGCAGCTGGGCGAGTACTTCGCGGGCCGACGCCGGGGCTTCGACCTGCCTCTGGCGCCGCAGGGGACGGAGTTCCAGCTCCAGGTGTGGCGGGAGCTCGCCAACATCCCCTTTGGCGGCACGATCAGCTACGCCGAGCTCGCGCTGCGCCTGGACAAGCCGACGGCGACGCGCGCGGTAGGCGCGGCGAATGGGCGCAATCCAATTCCCATCGTGCTGCCGTGTCATCGCGTGATCGGCACGGACGGCAGCCTCACCGGTTTCGGCGGCGGCTTGCCGACCAAGCAGTTCCTGCTGCGATTGGAAGGAGTGCTTCCGCGCCAAGTGGAGCTGTTCGCGTGACAGGACCGGAACAAGCTCCTCGCGACAAGCCTCCACCCAGCAGCGGGTCCGGCGCTGAAGTCAATAGGCGCTGAAGTCAATCTGCAGGACGGGGGTGTCCGCTTCG
This window contains:
- a CDS encoding methylated-DNA--[protein]-cysteine S-methyltransferase; the encoded protein is MQSKVLYRHIESPVGVLLIAGNDAGLRLIEFQSPRHPTPRTEDWQEGDHAVLRDTQQQLGEYFAGRRRGFDLPLAPQGTEFQLQVWRELANIPFGGTISYAELALRLDKPTATRAVGAANGRNPIPIVLPCHRVIGTDGSLTGFGGGLPTKQFLLRLEGVLPRQVELFA